In Candidatus Desulforudis audaxviator MP104C, a genomic segment contains:
- the fmt gene encoding methionyl-tRNA formyltransferase produces the protein MNSFRKPALVFMGTPDFAVPSLRALVESEFRVLRVVTQPDRPRGRGNKLAPGPVKAYALKQGLEILQPMNIRDHVFVDLIRELRPDFIVVVAFGRILPGMVLDIPRLGCVNVHASLLPRYRGAAPIHWAVMNGEPETGVTTMLMDEGLDTGDILLQEKTAIGPDDNFGVVHDRLAELGAVLLVRTLDRLTAGELVPRPQDESRATYAPPLRREHEVIDWTRTAEEIKNQVRGLDPWPGAHTMLNGRVLKVWRAEIAGDRDGGRPGQVLLADPVRGLVVSTGAGAVRLLEVQPAGRRRVRAEDFLRGYRMPAGTLLGRAESGPNDQHLSRGSDGGSIGKRDRVARSEGGGGRRRLRQPRP, from the coding sequence ATGAACAGCTTCAGGAAGCCGGCCTTGGTGTTCATGGGTACGCCGGATTTCGCCGTGCCTTCGCTCCGGGCCTTGGTGGAATCGGAGTTTCGGGTGCTGCGTGTGGTCACTCAGCCCGACCGGCCGCGGGGCCGGGGAAATAAGCTCGCCCCCGGTCCGGTGAAGGCGTACGCCCTCAAACAAGGGCTCGAGATCCTGCAACCCATGAACATCCGCGACCACGTGTTCGTAGACCTCATTCGGGAGTTAAGACCGGACTTCATTGTGGTGGTAGCCTTCGGCCGGATATTACCGGGCATGGTTCTGGACATCCCGCGGTTGGGTTGTGTGAACGTACATGCCTCGCTTCTGCCTCGGTACCGGGGTGCCGCGCCGATCCACTGGGCGGTGATGAACGGCGAACCGGAAACCGGGGTGACCACGATGCTGATGGACGAGGGATTGGATACCGGTGACATTCTCCTGCAGGAGAAAACGGCGATCGGTCCGGATGATAATTTTGGTGTGGTTCATGACCGACTGGCCGAACTGGGAGCGGTCCTTTTAGTGCGAACCCTGGACCGGTTGACGGCGGGGGAGCTGGTTCCCCGGCCGCAGGACGAGTCCCGGGCGACCTATGCGCCGCCGCTCCGCAGGGAGCACGAGGTCATCGATTGGACCCGGACCGCGGAGGAGATCAAGAACCAGGTGCGGGGCCTCGACCCATGGCCCGGGGCCCATACCATGTTGAACGGCCGGGTTCTGAAAGTCTGGCGGGCCGAGATTGCGGGAGACCGGGACGGGGGGCGGCCTGGGCAGGTTCTGCTGGCCGATCCGGTGCGCGGTCTGGTCGTAAGTACGGGTGCCGGTGCGGTGCGCCTCCTTGAGGTCCAGCCGGCCGGTCGCCGTCGGGTTCGGGCCGAAGATTTTCTGCGCGGATACCGTATGCCTGCAGGCACTTTGCTCGGGCGGGCGGAATCCGGGCCGAACGATCAACACTTATCGAGGGGATCTGATGGCGGAAGTATCGGCAAGAGAGATCGCGTTGCACGTTCTGAAGGCGGTGGAGGCCGACGGCGCCTACGCCAACCTCGCCCTTAA
- the priA gene encoding replication restart helicase PriA codes for MPERAYAEIVVDLPLSRVDQVYHYAVPERFRTELCLGSRVLVPFGRRQLAGYVVGFRSQAAVEQVKDILDVLSSQPAFTHELYTLARWMAERYLCTTAQALQCIAAPSRGAGPRYEEGVYAAPGGGSADQERLTPKQRQVWRTVREHPGLTRAQVAALSGVTPVVVARLLEKGVLTTSRRSVARNPYPVSQTITELPRLTGEQLRALEAIEKGFQAQRKEFFLLHGVTGSGKTEIYLRAAAGALVQGRQVLVLVPEITLATQLIHQFKARFGDLVAVLHSRLGAGERYDEWNRIFRGEAPIVVGARSAVFAPLQNIGLFVLDEEHEPGYKQEEAPRYLTGDVVRARAALSKAVVVFGSATPALRTYARALTGQQHQLLKLTSRVDGRSLPQVRVVDLREELQAGNRHVFSRYLAGRIREKLDQGQQVLLFLNRRGLATIVLCRACGEALSCAHCAISLTYHRDGSLHCHYCGYRRNLPAACPVCGGERLSRFGTGTQRVEEETQRLFPGARVVRLDGDTVTGKRSHDRLLDSFREGQADILIGTQMIAKGLDLPGVTLVGVVNADTTLLLPDYQSAERTFQLVTQVAGRAGRGPVPGEVVVQTYHPDHYSIQAATSQNYELFFIREMALRREMGYPPFTTLARVLFRGRRESQVEQAAQQFRELLALPEDGRIQVMGPAPPPVARIKDYYRRHLILKAPKRKELRMLLVETLDKFEAGGRNKVLVGIDIDPQSLF; via the coding sequence ATGCCTGAACGGGCCTACGCCGAGATAGTGGTTGACCTGCCGCTATCCCGGGTGGACCAGGTTTACCACTACGCAGTACCGGAGAGATTTCGGACCGAGCTTTGCCTGGGCTCACGGGTGCTGGTCCCGTTCGGGCGGCGCCAGTTGGCCGGGTATGTGGTGGGCTTTCGTTCCCAGGCGGCCGTGGAACAGGTGAAAGACATTCTGGATGTCTTAAGCTCGCAACCGGCTTTTACACATGAACTGTATACCCTGGCCCGCTGGATGGCGGAGCGGTACCTGTGCACCACGGCCCAGGCCCTGCAATGTATCGCCGCCCCGTCGCGCGGGGCGGGACCGCGTTACGAGGAAGGAGTGTACGCCGCTCCCGGAGGAGGTTCGGCCGACCAGGAGAGGTTGACGCCCAAGCAGCGGCAGGTGTGGCGCACAGTCCGGGAGCATCCCGGCCTGACGCGGGCGCAGGTGGCCGCCCTGTCCGGCGTCACTCCCGTGGTCGTGGCCCGGTTGCTGGAGAAGGGCGTGTTGACCACCTCACGGCGCTCGGTGGCCAGAAATCCCTACCCGGTCAGCCAGACCATAACCGAGCTTCCCCGCCTGACCGGCGAGCAACTGAGAGCCCTGGAAGCGATTGAAAAGGGTTTCCAGGCCCAGCGAAAGGAATTCTTTTTGCTGCACGGGGTCACCGGCAGCGGGAAAACCGAGATTTACCTGCGGGCGGCGGCTGGAGCCCTGGTACAGGGCCGGCAGGTTCTGGTACTCGTCCCGGAAATCACGCTGGCCACCCAATTAATTCACCAGTTCAAAGCCCGTTTCGGTGACCTCGTGGCCGTCCTGCACTCCCGGCTGGGGGCCGGGGAGCGTTACGACGAATGGAACCGGATCTTCCGCGGGGAAGCACCCATAGTGGTCGGGGCCCGGTCGGCGGTTTTTGCCCCGCTGCAGAACATCGGTCTCTTTGTGCTTGACGAGGAGCACGAGCCCGGATATAAACAGGAAGAGGCACCCCGTTACCTGACCGGGGACGTGGTCCGGGCGCGGGCCGCGCTTTCGAAGGCGGTGGTGGTGTTTGGCTCGGCTACGCCGGCCCTGCGCACCTACGCCAGGGCCTTGACCGGCCAACAGCACCAACTCTTGAAACTCACCAGCCGGGTGGACGGCCGGTCCCTGCCGCAGGTCCGGGTGGTCGACCTGCGGGAGGAACTCCAGGCCGGAAACCGGCACGTCTTCAGCCGTTATCTGGCGGGCAGAATAAGGGAAAAACTCGATCAGGGGCAACAAGTGCTCTTGTTTCTGAACCGGCGCGGCCTGGCGACCATCGTGCTGTGCCGGGCGTGCGGCGAGGCTTTGTCCTGCGCGCACTGTGCAATCAGCCTAACCTATCACCGGGACGGGTCCCTGCACTGCCACTACTGTGGTTACCGGAGGAACCTGCCGGCGGCCTGCCCGGTCTGCGGCGGCGAACGCTTGAGCCGGTTCGGCACAGGCACCCAAAGGGTGGAGGAGGAGACACAACGGCTTTTCCCCGGGGCGCGGGTGGTGCGCCTGGATGGGGATACCGTGACCGGAAAGCGGAGCCACGACCGGCTACTGGACAGCTTTCGCGAGGGACAGGCAGACATTTTGATCGGTACGCAGATGATCGCCAAGGGTCTGGACCTGCCCGGGGTGACGCTGGTCGGCGTGGTGAATGCCGATACCACGCTGCTTTTGCCGGATTACCAATCCGCCGAGCGTACTTTCCAACTGGTCACCCAGGTGGCGGGAAGGGCAGGGCGGGGTCCTGTGCCGGGTGAGGTGGTCGTGCAGACTTACCACCCCGACCATTACAGTATTCAGGCGGCGACCAGCCAGAACTACGAACTGTTCTTCATCCGGGAAATGGCTTTGCGCCGTGAGATGGGCTACCCGCCCTTTACGACGCTGGCCCGGGTGCTCTTCCGGGGGCGGCGGGAGTCTCAAGTGGAGCAAGCGGCGCAACAGTTTCGGGAGCTTCTGGCACTTCCCGAAGACGGGCGGATTCAGGTGATGGGTCCGGCTCCGCCGCCCGTGGCGAGGATCAAGGACTACTACCGCCGGCACCTGATTTTGAAGGCGCCCAAACGTAAGGAACTGCGTATGCTGTTGGTGGAGACGCTCGACAAATTTGAGGCCGGGGGAAGAAACAAGGTGCTGGTGGGGATTGATATCGACCCCCAGAGCCTCTTTTGA
- the rsgA gene encoding ribosome small subunit-dependent GTPase A: MPEGLVIKAYGGFCFVWMEGKVEKCTLRGKLRTRGRVLAGDEVVVRSLSGGRGVVEEVKPRRSEMVRPPVANADQALVVVSFREPSPALNLLDRILVHCEAAGIRIVICVNKLDLAAPGAENEAWIETYRDAGYPTLVTSAVTGEGVAALREALARRITVVAGPSGSGKSSLINAVQPGLNLRTGEISPKLQRGRHVTRHVELLALEGGGWVADAPGFSVLRLEGIDRAELAGLFPEFGRHTDGCRFADCVHYREPDCAVRRAVAGGAVARFRYAHYLGFLREILAREGKNKL, encoded by the coding sequence ATGCCGGAGGGTTTGGTGATCAAAGCCTACGGAGGTTTTTGTTTCGTCTGGATGGAAGGAAAGGTCGAGAAATGCACCCTCCGCGGCAAATTACGGACCAGGGGCCGGGTGCTGGCCGGCGACGAGGTCGTGGTCCGGAGCCTTTCCGGGGGACGCGGGGTGGTGGAGGAAGTGAAACCACGTCGCTCCGAGATGGTCCGCCCGCCGGTTGCCAACGCCGACCAGGCGCTGGTGGTCGTCTCCTTCCGGGAACCATCCCCGGCCCTCAATCTCTTGGACCGGATTCTGGTGCACTGTGAGGCGGCCGGGATCCGGATCGTCATTTGCGTCAACAAGTTGGACTTGGCGGCTCCGGGAGCCGAAAATGAGGCCTGGATCGAGACCTACCGGGATGCAGGGTATCCCACGCTGGTGACCAGCGCGGTCACCGGAGAGGGTGTTGCGGCACTCCGGGAGGCGCTGGCCCGGCGTATCACGGTGGTTGCCGGTCCGTCCGGATCCGGGAAGTCAAGTCTGATCAATGCGGTGCAGCCCGGTCTGAACCTCCGTACGGGAGAGATCAGCCCTAAGCTGCAACGGGGTCGCCACGTGACCCGTCACGTGGAACTGCTGGCACTGGAAGGCGGGGGTTGGGTGGCCGACGCCCCCGGTTTTTCGGTGTTGCGTCTGGAGGGGATCGACCGGGCGGAACTCGCCGGCCTGTTTCCCGAGTTCGGCCGGCATACGGACGGTTGCCGGTTTGCGGATTGTGTCCACTACCGGGAGCCGGATTGTGCGGTGCGGCGGGCGGTGGCCGGCGGTGCGGTGGCCCGGTTCCGGTACGCTCATTATCTGGGGTTCTTACGCGAGATTCTGGCACGGGAGGGGAAGAACAAACTGTGA
- the def gene encoding peptide deformylase gives MAVFQIVQYPDPILREKAREVRKITPQIERLAVNLVDTMRRSGGVGLAAPQIGVSKRVIVVEDPEKNPIVLINPEIVRLEGDKETAEEGCLSVPGVWGQVERRMCLTVRGYNLEGKQVAYLVEGFTARAFQHEIDHLDGIVFLDRATTIYKRKE, from the coding sequence TTGGCGGTATTCCAGATAGTCCAATATCCGGACCCGATCCTTCGGGAAAAGGCCCGCGAAGTCCGGAAGATCACCCCGCAGATTGAACGACTGGCGGTGAACCTGGTGGACACAATGCGCCGGAGTGGGGGCGTGGGATTGGCCGCACCCCAGATCGGGGTGTCCAAACGGGTGATCGTGGTCGAAGACCCTGAGAAGAACCCGATCGTGCTCATCAATCCGGAAATCGTGAGGCTGGAGGGCGACAAAGAAACGGCCGAGGAAGGCTGCCTGAGCGTTCCGGGAGTTTGGGGGCAGGTGGAGCGCCGGATGTGCCTGACCGTGCGGGGGTATAACCTGGAGGGAAAACAGGTGGCGTACCTCGTTGAGGGGTTCACCGCCCGGGCCTTCCAGCACGAAATCGACCACTTGGACGGGATCGTGTTTCTGGACCGGGCGACTACGATATACAAGAGAAAGGAATGA
- the rsmB gene encoding 16S rRNA (cytosine(967)-C(5))-methyltransferase RsmB: protein MAEVSAREIALHVLKAVEADGAYANLALNRALEEFRPSKLDRAFATELAYGTLRTLNTLDWIVSRYLQQPLGDQTVWSRNILRLGAYQLFYMDKVPAGAACFEAVELAKKYGTPGTARFVNGVLRNVARHKDELQFPDPETDLVTHISLKYFHPTWLVKRWLTELGPEETIALCQANNTIPPNTIRVNTLRVDRDSLAVRLEQEGLTVRKTRFAPEGLEIGGFVSMRALPSFQQGLFQIQDESSMLVAHAVNPARGVRILDACSAPGGKTTHLAQLMENEGIIKALDIHQHKLKLVSDNCRRLGIDNVETELLDARDLPGEFEGWADFVLVDAPCSGLGVLRRRPDARWRKEPGQITGLVRLQEAILAGAAQCVRAGGVLVYSTCTITYEENLGQVQSFLAHHPDFLLENLRPFLPAGLGEEQMARGYLEIFPHTHEGMDGFFIARMRRRHL from the coding sequence ATGGCGGAAGTATCGGCAAGAGAGATCGCGTTGCACGTTCTGAAGGCGGTGGAGGCCGACGGCGCCTACGCCAACCTCGCCCTTAACCGGGCCCTGGAGGAATTCCGCCCGTCCAAGCTGGACCGGGCCTTTGCCACCGAGTTAGCCTATGGGACGCTGCGCACCTTAAACACCCTGGATTGGATAGTGTCACGCTATCTGCAGCAACCCTTGGGAGACCAGACGGTCTGGAGCCGCAACATCCTGCGTCTAGGGGCTTACCAGCTTTTCTACATGGACAAAGTTCCGGCTGGGGCTGCATGCTTCGAGGCCGTAGAACTGGCCAAGAAATACGGCACCCCGGGGACGGCCCGTTTTGTGAACGGGGTGCTGCGCAACGTGGCCCGCCACAAGGACGAACTCCAGTTTCCGGATCCGGAAACCGACCTTGTCACCCATATCAGCCTGAAGTACTTTCACCCCACCTGGCTGGTGAAACGCTGGCTGACCGAGTTGGGTCCGGAAGAAACCATCGCCCTGTGCCAGGCCAACAATACCATTCCCCCGAACACCATCCGCGTTAACACCCTGCGCGTGGACCGGGATTCCCTGGCGGTCCGGCTGGAACAAGAAGGACTAACCGTGCGGAAGACGCGCTTTGCGCCGGAAGGACTGGAGATCGGCGGTTTTGTGTCCATGCGCGCGCTGCCGTCTTTTCAACAGGGACTGTTTCAGATTCAGGACGAGAGTTCCATGCTGGTCGCCCACGCCGTAAACCCGGCACGGGGTGTCCGGATACTGGATGCCTGCAGCGCACCGGGGGGGAAAACCACCCACCTGGCCCAACTGATGGAAAATGAGGGTATTATCAAGGCCCTGGACATTCACCAGCACAAGCTGAAACTGGTGAGCGACAACTGCCGCCGGCTGGGCATCGACAACGTGGAGACAGAGCTTCTGGATGCCCGGGATCTTCCGGGTGAGTTTGAGGGCTGGGCCGACTTCGTGCTGGTCGATGCTCCGTGTTCCGGCTTGGGTGTGCTCCGCCGGAGACCCGACGCCCGGTGGCGCAAGGAACCGGGCCAGATTACCGGTCTGGTCCGGTTGCAGGAAGCGATCTTGGCCGGGGCCGCCCAGTGTGTCCGGGCAGGGGGGGTGCTTGTCTACAGCACCTGCACGATCACCTACGAAGAGAACCTTGGCCAGGTGCAAAGCTTTCTGGCGCACCACCCTGACTTTTTGCTGGAGAACTTACGGCCGTTTTTGCCGGCCGGATTGGGAGAGGAGCAGATGGCGCGGGGTTACCTGGAGATTTTCCCGCACACGCACGAAGGGATGGACGGGTTTTTCATCGCGCGGATGCGGCGGAGGCATCTGTAG
- a CDS encoding redox-sensing transcriptional repressor Rex: protein MKALRIPEATVTRLSIYSRFLERLEQRGITTVSSSEIAKGVGVSPAQVRKDLAYFGEFGTRGVGYNVKDLIHYILKILGLTRPWNVILVGAGNLGTALCTYRGFIDRGFNIVGVFDNDLTKIGKRIHDLEVLPLERMPEVIEQHDVKIAIIAVPLGSVQDIADQLVGHSLKALLTFGPVVVDVPGDVVVRNVDLAVKLEILTFNLVFKELHSII, encoded by the coding sequence TTGAAAGCACTAAGAATCCCGGAAGCTACGGTAACACGGCTGTCGATTTATTCACGATTTCTCGAACGGTTGGAACAGCGAGGAATCACCACGGTTTCCTCCAGCGAAATCGCCAAGGGTGTGGGTGTGAGCCCGGCGCAGGTACGGAAGGACCTGGCTTATTTCGGGGAGTTCGGCACCCGGGGCGTGGGCTACAATGTGAAGGATCTCATCCATTACATTCTGAAAATCCTTGGACTTACCCGTCCGTGGAACGTAATCTTGGTCGGCGCCGGTAATCTGGGCACGGCCCTATGTACTTACCGGGGCTTCATCGACCGTGGTTTCAATATCGTGGGAGTTTTTGACAACGACCTGACCAAAATCGGCAAGCGGATTCACGACCTCGAGGTCCTCCCGCTCGAGCGGATGCCGGAGGTTATCGAGCAGCACGACGTCAAAATCGCGATCATCGCCGTTCCCCTGGGGTCCGTTCAGGATATCGCCGACCAGTTGGTTGGGCACAGCCTGAAGGCGCTCTTGACTTTTGGTCCCGTGGTGGTGGACGTTCCGGGCGACGTAGTGGTCCGCAATGTGGATCTGGCGGTGAAGCTCGAGATTCTCACCTTCAACCTGGTGTTTAAGGAACTGCACTCCATAATCTGA
- the rlmN gene encoding 23S rRNA (adenine(2503)-C(2))-methyltransferase RlmN: MIDLKDLTLSELEALTARYGEPRYRARQLAEWVFKQGALSLAEMTNLPAGFRKRLAGEAVVGRLEVLDSRVSAAGDTVKYLLGLDDGHAVETVLMRHDYGRTVCVSSQVGCRMACRFCASALGGWIRNLRSGELYEQVLAVRRASGEPVTHVVLMGMGEPLDNYENTLKFVANVTAPYGLRLSQRRITLSTCGLVPEIQKLARERLALTLAISLHAPNNALRDTLVPVNRKYPLEQLIPACAEYARRTGRRVSFEYILLGGVNDSPELARELSDLLTGLLGHVNLIPANPVPESGYRAPSPEAVRTFRRVLEEGGVPVSLRRELGADIGAACGQLRRRHRTKAVEE; the protein is encoded by the coding sequence ATAATTGATTTAAAGGATCTGACACTGAGCGAACTGGAAGCGCTGACGGCCCGTTACGGCGAACCGCGGTACCGGGCGCGGCAGTTGGCCGAATGGGTTTTCAAACAGGGGGCGCTTTCCCTGGCGGAAATGACCAACCTCCCGGCCGGGTTCCGTAAACGGCTGGCCGGGGAGGCGGTGGTGGGTCGCCTGGAGGTGCTGGACTCCCGGGTTTCGGCGGCAGGGGACACGGTGAAATACCTGCTCGGGCTGGATGACGGCCACGCCGTCGAAACGGTGCTGATGCGCCATGACTACGGCCGGACGGTGTGCGTTTCCAGTCAGGTCGGCTGCCGCATGGCCTGCCGGTTCTGTGCCTCGGCCCTGGGGGGTTGGATACGCAACCTGCGGTCGGGTGAACTGTATGAACAGGTACTGGCCGTCCGGAGGGCTTCAGGCGAGCCGGTGACACACGTGGTGCTGATGGGGATGGGGGAACCCTTGGACAATTACGAAAACACCCTGAAGTTTGTCGCCAACGTGACGGCCCCTTATGGATTGCGTTTGAGCCAGCGGCGGATTACTCTCTCGACGTGCGGCCTGGTGCCCGAGATCCAGAAGCTGGCCCGGGAACGGCTGGCCTTAACGCTGGCGATCTCGTTGCACGCGCCGAACAACGCGTTGCGCGACACGCTGGTACCGGTGAACCGCAAGTATCCCCTGGAGCAGCTCATACCGGCCTGTGCGGAATATGCGCGCCGGACCGGACGCCGGGTGTCCTTCGAGTACATTCTGCTGGGGGGCGTGAACGACTCGCCCGAGTTGGCCCGGGAACTGTCCGACCTCTTGACGGGGCTTTTGGGGCACGTAAACCTTATCCCGGCGAACCCGGTGCCGGAAAGCGGCTACCGGGCCCCTAGCCCGGAAGCCGTCCGGACCTTCCGGCGGGTTTTGGAAGAAGGCGGAGTACCGGTTTCCCTGCGCCGTGAATTGGGGGCCGACATCGGGGCGGCCTGCGGTCAATTGCGGCGGCGTCACCGGACGAAAGCCGTGGAGGAGTGA
- a CDS encoding protein kinase domain-containing protein — protein MIGKVLGNRYEITEKLGVGGMAEVFKAYDSLLQRPVTVKVLRSELNADEEFVARFHREGQAVASLSHPNIVNVYDVGREGDRHYLVMEYVDGEDLKTVIKREGPLAPHRVVAIARQICDALEHAHYQKIIHRDVKPHNILITRDGQAKLADFGIARESNAATLVQTKSLVGSVHYISPEQARGDTADAQSDIYALGVVLFEMLTGSVPFNGGNPVSVALKHIQDDVPSLKERNPAVNPEFDRIVRRAMAKIPIDRYASAREMARELKSIKTGGGEDGELADSSTQVYEPVRVPRKRLSNWALVSIIVAVIGLTVGGFFGLRAYLHVPEVEVPGVEGLLLADAQRELERVGLRASVSEEYSTEEPGMVIRQDVKQGSRVKQQRVIFLTVSRGPEMIRVPDVRGRTRDEARARLEAAGFVIGEEKEITDELSPSGTVIRTEPGPNAAHPKGGEIRLVISKAPDPVLIVVPDLIGEEEGAARAKLAAAGLLAAPDVRERQSHEYPAGRVIAQDPRGGAEVSELSEVKLTVSKGPGPEERSVVVYASMPNDGRTHVLRIVVTDLHGEREAHVGEYESGERVAWTVRYYGRARIQSYIDGNLVRDQTVD, from the coding sequence ATGATCGGCAAAGTCCTGGGAAACCGCTATGAAATAACCGAAAAGCTGGGCGTTGGCGGCATGGCCGAAGTGTTCAAGGCCTATGATTCCCTGCTGCAGCGCCCGGTAACGGTTAAGGTGCTCCGGTCCGAATTGAACGCCGATGAAGAGTTTGTGGCCCGTTTCCACCGTGAAGGCCAGGCGGTGGCCAGCCTGTCCCACCCCAATATCGTGAATGTCTACGACGTCGGCCGCGAGGGGGACAGGCACTACCTGGTGATGGAATACGTGGACGGGGAAGACTTGAAAACGGTGATTAAGCGGGAAGGCCCCCTGGCGCCGCACCGGGTGGTCGCCATCGCCCGCCAGATATGTGATGCCCTGGAGCATGCCCACTACCAGAAGATCATTCACCGGGACGTCAAGCCCCACAATATCCTGATCACCAGGGACGGACAGGCGAAGCTCGCCGACTTCGGAATCGCCAGGGAGAGCAATGCCGCCACCCTGGTACAGACGAAAAGCCTGGTGGGTTCGGTGCACTACATCTCGCCGGAGCAGGCCCGGGGCGACACGGCCGACGCGCAGTCCGACATTTACGCCCTGGGGGTCGTGCTGTTCGAGATGCTCACCGGCTCCGTCCCTTTCAACGGGGGCAACCCGGTTTCGGTGGCTTTAAAACATATCCAGGACGACGTTCCGTCCCTGAAGGAGCGCAATCCGGCCGTAAACCCGGAATTTGACCGGATCGTCCGGAGGGCCATGGCCAAGATCCCCATCGACCGCTACGCTTCAGCCCGGGAAATGGCCCGGGAACTGAAATCCATCAAAACCGGCGGCGGCGAAGACGGGGAGCTGGCCGACTCTTCGACCCAGGTGTACGAACCGGTGCGAGTGCCCCGGAAACGACTGAGCAACTGGGCGCTCGTCAGCATCATCGTGGCCGTGATCGGCCTGACGGTCGGCGGATTCTTCGGCTTGCGCGCCTATTTGCACGTGCCCGAGGTGGAGGTCCCCGGCGTGGAGGGCCTGCTCTTGGCCGACGCGCAGCGCGAACTAGAGCGGGTGGGTCTAAGGGCCTCGGTGTCGGAGGAGTACAGCACGGAAGAACCGGGTATGGTCATCAGGCAGGATGTGAAGCAGGGAAGCCGGGTAAAACAGCAACGGGTGATCTTTCTGACGGTAAGCCGCGGTCCGGAGATGATCCGCGTGCCGGACGTCAGGGGCCGGACCCGGGACGAGGCCCGTGCGCGCCTGGAGGCCGCCGGCTTTGTGATCGGAGAGGAGAAGGAGATCACCGACGAATTGTCTCCTTCGGGTACGGTGATCCGGACGGAACCCGGACCGAACGCGGCCCATCCCAAGGGTGGCGAGATACGGCTGGTGATCAGCAAGGCACCGGATCCCGTGTTGATTGTCGTCCCCGACCTGATCGGGGAGGAAGAGGGCGCGGCCCGGGCGAAGCTCGCTGCGGCCGGACTGCTTGCGGCACCCGATGTGCGCGAGAGGCAGAGTCATGAGTACCCCGCGGGGCGGGTGATCGCCCAGGATCCCCGGGGAGGTGCGGAGGTCAGCGAACTCAGTGAAGTCAAGCTTACAGTCAGCAAGGGGCCCGGACCGGAAGAACGGTCCGTGGTGGTTTACGCGTCGATGCCCAATGACGGCCGGACGCACGTCCTTCGGATCGTGGTCACCGACCTTCACGGAGAGCGTGAAGCGCACGTGGGCGAGTACGAGTCCGGAGAGCGGGTTGCCTGGACGGTGCGGTACTATGGAAGGGCCCGGATTCAATCCTACATCGATGGGAATCTGGTACGGGACCAGACTGTGGACTAG
- a CDS encoding Stp1/IreP family PP2C-type Ser/Thr phosphatase: protein MRWSAVTDTGLVRPNNEDNHRVNEALGLFAVADGMGGHQAGEVASRLALTVLEEQFQELVQQGEETGNALLYAVEAANRQVFEESCRSNRCNGMGTTLSACLIAEEGLILAHVGDSRVYLVRAGEIFQLTEDHSVVQELLNEGRITAEEVPGHPYRNVLSRALGTGEQLEIDLLRVPLQAGDRVLLCTDGLTNMVSDAAIQAVVAGYGDPDQAVRELVRLALEQGGSDNITLILVVL, encoded by the coding sequence ATGCGGTGGAGCGCGGTCACCGACACCGGGCTGGTCAGGCCCAACAACGAGGACAACCACCGGGTGAACGAGGCGCTCGGCCTGTTCGCCGTGGCGGACGGGATGGGCGGACACCAGGCCGGAGAGGTGGCCAGCCGGCTGGCTTTGACCGTATTGGAGGAGCAATTTCAGGAACTGGTGCAGCAGGGTGAGGAAACCGGCAATGCGCTCCTGTACGCCGTCGAGGCCGCCAACCGCCAGGTATTTGAGGAATCGTGTCGAAGTAATAGATGTAACGGCATGGGAACCACCCTGTCGGCCTGCCTTATTGCCGAAGAAGGCTTGATCCTGGCACACGTGGGCGACAGTCGCGTGTACCTGGTGCGGGCGGGGGAAATCTTTCAGCTGACCGAGGATCACTCGGTGGTCCAGGAACTGCTGAACGAGGGCCGGATCACGGCCGAGGAGGTGCCGGGACACCCGTACCGGAACGTATTGAGCCGGGCCCTGGGGACGGGGGAGCAGCTTGAAATCGACCTTTTGCGTGTGCCGCTTCAGGCCGGCGACCGGGTACTCCTTTGCACCGACGGGCTCACCAACATGGTTTCCGACGCTGCCATCCAGGCGGTGGTTGCAGGATACGGCGATCCCGATCAGGCGGTCCGGGAACTGGTGCGCCTGGCTCTGGAACAGGGCGGCAGCGATAACATTACCCTCATTTTGGTGGTGCTGTAA